In Sphingobacterium sp. SYP-B4668, the sequence TTCAATAAATCTTTGGGTATTCCCAATTCATCCTTGTTAAACACTCCGCGGATCAGCTTTCAGTGGCATCTTGCCACATCGGGTCACCTCGATGGCGGGGCATCCAAATTCGACCACCACCTTACCCTCAATCAGGTATAGGCCATTGCCCCGCAAGGGGTATTGGGCCAGTGAAGGAGGGAAGTGTACCGTATCAAAAAAATCCCCCGCTGCATCTAGGAAAGTGCCGAATTTCATCAGCTTCTCGCTTTTCGTACGTACATACTTTTCCACTACAAAATCCCCCACCATACGGATCATTTTTCCTTCCTGCTTCATCAGATCCGCCGCCCTGGCATCCCCTTTATAATCACTGCGAGCCAGATTGAACAGCGAACCCGATACCCCAAAACCGATCAGCTCTATTTCATCATAATAATCTTCCAGTACCGAGCTTTGTAGCTTCGGCAGTACCGGTTTACGGCTCGCCATTTCAAAGAGTAGCGGTACCGTTTCCGCCCGTTTATCCTTCGACAGCAGTAGATGCGCTTCCCATAGCAGTTCCTTCTTGCCTAGTCCCATAAAGCGGAAAGCGCCCGTCCGGATAAGGATAATCAGCTGCTCCAGCTTGGCCCCCGTACGCAGTACAAAGTTCTCCAGACTCGTATATTCCCCATTCGCCATTCGTTCGGCCGGGATACGTAGTGCCAGCTTATCATTCAGATTCAGTAGCGCGTCAAATCCCAGAAAGATGTCATCTCCATAGATCGTTGCCGCAAATACCGACCTATTCACACAGGGCAGGTTCACTCGGGCACCCGCCCGTTTAGCTTCATTGACATACACCTTGCGGTTGTAGAAGCCCCCATAGTTGTTCAGCACCGCCACCATAAACTCCTTCGGGTAGTACGTCTTCAGAAACAGACTCTGATAGCTTTCCACCGCAAAGGAAGCCGAATGCGCTTTATTGAAAGAATACCCTGCAAAGCTCTCCATCTGCCGCCATATCTCCCGGCTCGCACTTTCGGGGTAGCCCTGCTTACGGCAATGCTCGAAAAACTTACTTTCAATTTCCAACAGAGGCTCCTTGCTACGGTACTTGCCCGACATCATCCTGCGCAGTACATCCGCATCGGCCATATCCAGGCCACCGTAGGCGTTGCCGATCTTCATCACATCCTCCTGATACACCATCACCCCGTAGGTCTCTTCCAGCTGCTCCTTGAATACAGGGTGCGGGTACACCACCGATTCCGGATTATGGTGGCGACGGATAAATTCTGCCATCATCCCCGACGAAGCCACCCCTGGGCGGATAATCGACGAAGCCGCGACCAGTGTCAGGTAATCATCACAGCGGAGTTTGGTAATCAGCTGCCGCATCGCCGGCGACTCCACATAAAAACAACCGATCGTATTGGCCGACCGGAGCTGATCCGCAATCTTCGGATCCTCAAAAAAGCGTTTTGGGTTGCCCGTATCGATGCTGATACCCCTGTTCTGTTTTACGATCTCCCGACAGTCCTTGATATGGCCGATACCCCGCTGCGATAAGATATCAAACTTCTCAAAGCCGATATCCTCCGATACATACATATCAAACTGCATGGTCGGCAGTCCTTTGGGCGGATAGTCCAGTGCCGAATAGTAGGTGAGGGGCTGTTCAGAGATCAGCACCCCACTGGCATGTATCGTCCGCTGGTTCGGAAAATCCGCCATCCGGTTATACACCGAGAGGATCGTGTTGGTCACCTCATTCTTATTCAGCATATTTTCCGGTTCATGCACCAGTCGGTCTATCTCCGCTTTGGGCAGGCCGTACACCTTACCCAGTTCGCGCAGGATACTCCGCGAGCGGAACGTACTCATTGCACCCATCAGGGCAGTATGTCCCGTCTGGTAGCGGTTGAAAATATAATCATAGATATCGTCCCGCTCATTCCAGCTAAAATCGATATCAAAGTCCGGTGGCGACTGCCTTTTCGGATTCAGAAAACGCTCAAAGGGCAACTTGAGGTCTATCGGATCCACATCCGTAATCCCCAGGCAGTACGCTACCGCCGAGTTGGCCCCCGAGCCACGCCCTACATAGTGGAAGTCCCGGCTGCGTGCATAGCGGCATATATCATCCGTGATCAGGAAATAACTCGAGAAGCGGAGATTCTCGATAATCTCCAGTTCCCTTTTGATACGCTCCTGCGCGGCCTTATCCGTTGCGCCATACCTGCGCACGAATCCCTCCGTTGTATATTTATGCAGCAGCTGCTTATCATTGACAGGATTGCCCGTAAACGACTCCTTATTCTTCATTTTCTTAAAATCCAGATCAAAAGAGCAGGAGCCAAGCAGGCGGTTCGTATTACGTATCAACATGGGGAAGTCCCGGTACATTTCCAGGAGCTGCACCTTCGGTATCAGCACCTCATCCTTCTCCGCTACCATCCGTTTATCCAATTGCGAGAAGAGAATATTGTGGTCTATGGCCCGCAGCTGGCAGTGTAGTTTATAATCCTCCGGGATGAAAGAGACCGGTGTCAGGATCACGTAGCGCTCCCAGTTTGCCGCAGATTCCAGGCGGATCAGATTACGTTCGTTCGGCTTTATACCGATATACTCATTCTCCCGTAGATCCTTCACCGACCTGCTGCCGTAGGGGTAGATCATATACACCTGATCCAGATAAGGAGGCGAGTCCGGCAACCGCGAAGCCCCTCTGTTGTG encodes:
- a CDS encoding DNA polymerase III subunit alpha — translated: MMLNLHSYFSLRYGTLSLEDLVEGLLATGHDTAVLTDINNSSGSLDLLRLGMKAGLNILAGMEFRNEDQLLYIGIARNNEGFRQLNELMTTHNRGASRLPDSPPYLDQVYMIYPYGSRSVKDLRENEYIGIKPNERNLIRLESAANWERYVILTPVSFIPEDYKLHCQLRAIDHNILFSQLDKRMVAEKDEVLIPKVQLLEMYRDFPMLIRNTNRLLGSCSFDLDFKKMKNKESFTGNPVNDKQLLHKYTTEGFVRRYGATDKAAQERIKRELEIIENLRFSSYFLITDDICRYARSRDFHYVGRGSGANSAVAYCLGITDVDPIDLKLPFERFLNPKRQSPPDFDIDFSWNERDDIYDYIFNRYQTGHTALMGAMSTFRSRSILRELGKVYGLPKAEIDRLVHEPENMLNKNEVTNTILSVYNRMADFPNQRTIHASGVLISEQPLTYYSALDYPPKGLPTMQFDMYVSEDIGFEKFDILSQRGIGHIKDCREIVKQNRGISIDTGNPKRFFEDPKIADQLRSANTIGCFYVESPAMRQLITKLRCDDYLTLVAASSIIRPGVASSGMMAEFIRRHHNPESVVYPHPVFKEQLEETYGVMVYQEDVMKIGNAYGGLDMADADVLRRMMSGKYRSKEPLLEIESKFFEHCRKQGYPESASREIWRQMESFAGYSFNKAHSASFAVESYQSLFLKTYYPKEFMVAVLNNYGGFYNRKVYVNEAKRAGARVNLPCVNRSVFAATIYGDDIFLGFDALLNLNDKLALRIPAERMANGEYTSLENFVLRTGAKLEQLIILIRTGAFRFMGLGKKELLWEAHLLLSKDKRAETVPLLFEMASRKPVLPKLQSSVLEDYYDEIELIGFGVSGSLFNLARSDYKGDARAADLMKQEGKMIRMVGDFVVEKYVRTKSEKLMKFGTFLDAAGDFFDTVHFPPSLAQYPLRGNGLYLIEGKVVVEFGCPAIEVTRCGKMPLKADPRSV